ACTTGAGCCAAGTAAAAAGACTGCTCAAAATTTTGGTTGGAAGCCAGGAACCGACCAATTGAATATAGAAAAGTGGGAAGTTATGGTGATGGATTCTTATACCAGCAATGCTTAGTACCTCCCTGATGGGAAGATTAATGTTTCCACAGGAGCTCCATTGCTATATGCCATCTCATGAAATTCTCTTGGAAAATATTTCAGTTTTGAGCTGAATGGCAGAAGCCCTCGTTCAAGAATCCACTCATCCTCCTAAAATATGGGAAAATTTAATCAATTCTTCCAATTCAGATGTCTACTACTAGGCACATTCTATCTTGAATTTAAGCCTTTGTATCTCTACATATTTGGCTTTTCACTTCTTCATACCATAGAGCACAGCAATATGGTTTTCACAGAACTTTAGATTAAAAAGAAGGGTGGAGAGGGAAAAATGCTTCCCAGTAATGGTTTTAACCATTAAGGTTTATAAATGCAATCCAAAGTTGCAGCCTTCTATGAacagaaaggaagaaaaaagggaaGTTGCAGCTAAGAGTAGAGTTATACAATAAACTAAAGGTTGGATTTCAGAATTAACAAATCCAATGCCTCTTGATCTTTGTGCAGATGTTGGATACAATGAGGATTGCAGGTTACAGTGATCTGAAAAAAGCTTTGTTTTACCAAAATGTTTATACTGTTAGATGTAGTATGAAACTATGCTGCTATTCGTTGCAGGTACCCGTAGGATTTGCATTCTTGATTATCCAAGGATGCTCCAAGATCTTCTGAAGAGAGAGCCTTTTTGAAGAATCCTTCACCAGAAGCTGCACAAATCTCCACATTCGTTATTATAATGGTTATTAAATCTCTTTTTATCCATAAACATATATGTAGATGTTCATGACCAAACTTACCCGGCTAATGAGATTTTTAGCTTCGGCTGAGACATGGGGTTTGGAAGGGAAGCTCAGGTCAACCTTCATTATCCTGTGTACAACTCCAACTTATTTCATTATCTACATTTGAGCCAGTTTAATCTATATCCTAATCCATGATAAATGATGCAAAATAGATATCCTTCCCTCACCTTTTAAATGTATCACTCTGGCTTTCTGCCTCAAATGGAGGGACACCATACAGGAACTCATAACATAGGATTCCCAGAGTCCAGTTATCAACTGCATAGTCATGAGCTTTGTTCTCCACCATTTCTGGTGCAAGATAGTCCAAAGTTCCACACATGGTTCGTCTCTTGTTTGTTGATTGTACAGACCATCCAAAGTCTGCAATTTTCAGTCGACCCTGCAAATGTAAAAGAATGATGGAGAATTACTTGATTTCAAGCACAAAgttcattaatatattttgaaCTTTTGGATAAACAAAGCGGTAATGTAGGTGTAGGTTTTGCAAACTAAATTGTTACATCATTGGTTAGTATATTATGAGTAGCTTTCTTGCTTAAAGAAGCGGAAATGACATGGTTTAGGCGCTCAAATGCAATACAAGTACTTCCAAAATGCTAACAGAGCAGCacttttaaatttccaaatgtTTAGTTGCTGCAAAATCAGATAACAGAAAATATCCTAGAAGAGGATGTTTTCTGTTTTCCACAGCCTGCATCTGAAATCACAGCTGAGGATTGGACAACAGCAGTGAATCTTGACATTGAGTAATTGAAACTGTGCTACCACCCCAAACTATTTCTCACAAACAACAACAAACATAAAGTatgatgaaaattttcctatgccatttttcatttccttacatggaaataaagaaaaataattgccTTATTCgtataatgaagaaaaaaccaCAGCCTTTGTATGATTTCTGCCGCCAAAATTGTATAAACAGAAGCTAAATGCAAATAATCCCCAAATGAAGTTATACAAACAGGGTGTAGTTTTTTCCTATAAGATACAAACATGTGGTGTAATTGCAAAATTTACCAAATTTAGGCAAAAGATAggattaattcaaaattcaGTATACGTGCCAATTAAAGTTGGAGCAAACCAAGAGCCCATTTAAGAGCAACTTTGAGAGAGAGTTAGAAGTGCTTCCTAATGCTTGGAAGTGTTTCCTTGCAGAAGTTAGGTGTTTAGCAAACTTCTggaaatcacttttaaaaaccCAGAGAATCATAAAAAGCACCACAAAGTAAAATCACTTTAATCAAAATTACTCCCAAATGGGCTCTAAGACATATATGAGCAGCTGCTTTCTTTTTGTAAAGTTCTGAtgtattcattaaaatttaaccATAGTAGTATATTAgtctagaaaatagaaaatggctGAAATTTTAGATGGAGAACtgaggaattttgaaaaattcaggCTTACCAAATAGAAAAGAATCTGAAACCGACTCTAGTTGCATAAAAACAAGAATATGGAGAAAACTGAATTAGGCCAGAAAtaaaatgctttgaattttcaCCCATTTATGGACCAAGATACAGACCATTTTTATTGAAGCATAGCATCATTCACTTTATCATCCATCAAAACtaagatatataattttaaatttcataagcTAAAAATAACCAGTTCCAATGAGTAGGGAAAAGACGAGAAGTAGAATTCATGAGCGTACCTCGTGATCTAGCAACAAATTCTCAGGCTTGATATCCCTGTGAATCACATGCTTCTCATGGCAGTATGCTAATGCTTGTGTGAGGCTTGCAATGTACTAAATTTGACAGAAAAGAAGTCATTAACCCAAAATAGAATATAGCTGAAAAACTCTAACCTCATTTGATGGCCTAGAAAATGTATGGAGAAGATGATTTGAATTATGATATTGGATTTGTAGTTAAAGTGATTGGGACCAAAGAAAACAGCATCCTCCACTCGATTAAGCTTCATACACCTATTTTGTCACCGGAAAATCtgtagagaagaaaagaaaataaactttgGACCTAAACCCTAATGTTTTCCAATGCTTTGAGGCGACACATTTGATTTAGGCTTTCAGTGGACATTGTATTTTCCTAGGTCCCAATTAACAAAAATCCCTGGTTTTTAATTTCCGGCCttttctcagtaaccaaacaCTAGGTAAATTTAAACATAAACATATAGAGATAGGGATCATTGTCAGACCGTGGCGGCTTGCTTTTCAGTGAGATAACCAGTCTTCCTTAACTCCCTATAGAGCTCTCCCCCATAACAGTACTCAAGAATCAAAAAGATTCTCTCGGAATCATGAAACCAACCATAGAGACGCAGTACGTTTGGGTGACAAAGACTGGTCTGAATCTCCATCTCTCTCTTTAGCTGGTGATGAAGCCTGTACTTCTCAATCTGCGCCTTGAATATCACCTTTAATGCCACTACATACTTGCTCTGCAAACCAAAATCAAATTAGAAATGACTAATTCTACAACAGAATTCCCAACCGCAACCTGTTCTAACATTTAAATCTCTGGAAAAAGCCGATCGGGATCATTTGAGAACGGGTAAATTGGGATAGGTAAAATCAGGggaccaaaaaaaagaaaagaaaagacaatttCATTTTCCGTTTGGTTGGCAAGAAAATTTGTGGTAAAAAGCAAGGGGAGGTTTTGGAAGTGGAAAACACCTTGATTTCTCGGGCGAGATAGACTCTGCCGAATTTGCCTCTGCCGAGAGGTTTTCCGATCTCGAAGTCGTCTAAGGACCATTGTTTCTGCTGTTTTTGAGAGGATTCTTCACGCATTTTTGTTCCTGGGAGAATCCGAAAGATGGGAACTCAAATCCAGAGAGAAGGTACGAAgatggagatttgggagggaaCCTCtgtttttttgaaagtttatgGGATTTAAGGGTGGTATGACCGGCACAGCCGGTTGCTAACTCCTCCAACGGCTTCATCTCTTTTTCAATGCCACGTCAGCACTAAAATTCTtcatttctcttatttaaaTTTAGCGCCCCCCCCCCCacctttttgttatttaatgaaatggGAAAATATATTCCATTCCATTCATAAATATATTTggattattttataaaatatgaatacgaataacaaaaaaaaaaaattcattattataaaaattaaatctaattttcaatgGTATTTTAATTCCTCTCTTCAATATAATTCACCTCATTCCCACTCCCATTCCCATTTCCATTCCCACTGCCAAACTCTTCGAATGCTTAACCATATCcacttcactttttattggaaACATTTTTACTATGATAAATTTAGTATTTTGATACGAATCAAAAGAATCCTTTTACttgtattttcaataatatagTAAAAAAACACATGATTTTTGGAAGATAAATCCATTTAATggctaattaaaaaaaaaaaaaaaacttatcaaattcctaattttttggaaaaaaaaaaagaaaaaggaaaaaaaaagggggaaaggCCTTTCATTCATTCCCATCagtttaaatcaaatatataaaagtcaTATATTACACAGCTACACTGAAGTTTGAGCTTGGGAGAGGCCTTAGGTGTACGGTGGCGAGACATTTACACCATGTAGGTGCATTAGGATCTgctgctttttttcttttttccttttttttttttttgcattttatttatttattggattGGTTTTTTCTCGGCTGTCAGCAGCCAAACGAACAAGGCTTGCTTTGAAACACATTACAAGCCAGTTCAAGTCGTAGCAGGCGTTTAATTGGAGCCAAATTCCTGGTTCCAGTCTTCAAGCTCTTGCCACTTGCCTTTCTGTAAGCTGGGTCTAATAACAGTCATTGCCTTCTGAAAATCTCCATATCTTAGTGGCCTTACCTGGTCAAACAACATACAGCATACCATGTCAAAGAACCTTCCAAATGAATTCTACACAAAACTGTTCCTGACATTTATGTTTAGAGTGTGAGGCTGAAATTGATCTTCTGAAAAGTGGAAGTAACCTCAGATGCATGTGTTGCAAATGAAAAAGCTTTTATCGAGTCAGAGTTCATATAAATCCAATCAAAGAACAGACTCCTgttctttgattttgaaatttaagaaGAGGGTTGGATGTCCATTGAAAATTTATCCCACCCTTGTGTATCAGATAGGATTAGATCTAAGTCCATTCACTAGGTTCTCTGACCCTTGTTTATCTGGGAATTTTGAGATCTTAACATATAATTTCATTTCAAGTTGATTTTGGTGATCATGGTGGCCACTGGCCTATGTGAATAAGGGTGAGGAAAacttcaaaagtaaaaaatcaaaatttaatacttCACAAAATATACCCATCAATTTTGACACTAGAAGTTAAAGATGTTGTGGTGTTAGGAACTGCATGACAAGTGGAAAATAAAAGCAACAGTGGGGCAAAGGTTTCATGGTATTAGATCTTGAAAAATTGCATTGGAAAAAAAACAGGTACACAAAAATAGAACCAAGCAGGGAAACTGTAGCAAATCTTAGTTTTCCCTTAATACACAAAAGCAGTATCATTTCCATGAGACGAAAAGTCGGTAACAGATTCACAAAATGGCAAGCAACGATATCTAGATGGGATACCTGATTAGCTTTGACAGTCAGAATATTTGTACCAAGCTCTCTAATTGGCATCATCGCAGCTTCTTCACACAAGGCTTGTAGATCACTTCCAGAATATCCTATATACAATACCATATATTTAGACAAGAACAAAAATTGGTTCGTGAAAGTGTTGATCAAGGCCTGGTTTGTGTTAAAAACATATTCGCTATGAGCAATGACTCTGGCTACTTTTATTATGAGTCCTAGTGGCATAAGCAACTGGCTGAAAGCCTGTAACCACTGCATGAATTGACCAAAGGAGAAAAACACCATGTGACTTGGTTTTAAAGATTGATGGTTCACCATTGAATTGAATCATCTATAATTCCCAATCAATCAGCACTCTATTCCAGGAGCTAAGGAACTGGCAATTATCTTACCTTCTGTCTCCTGCACAAGTCTTTCTAGATCTCCACctgttgaagaaaatgagaactAGATTGTTATTCCACCAAAGTCAAAACCATAATAAACCTCATCCAACATGCAATCTAGTACAATAAAGATGTGTGGAAGATGCATTGACAAAAGACTTCAGCCAtgcaagaaaaagggaaaaatgttCAGTACATCCAATAATACCCCAAGAAATCCTTTCACAACTGAAAAGCAGTTGTCTGGGAGGTGTGAAATTCAAGAGCCCCAACTAAGCTGGCTTCTTCACTTGACTATAGTTGtctagttttttcttttgtagatTCTTGTAAGTAGTTTCTAGTTTGTGtgtctttgatttttttactcTACACGTCCATGGCTCtttgtccttttcttttctGCATTTTGTTTGTATACACAGAATGAAGAGCAAGATGATGTGAACAAAACAGTTGAGCAAGCAATCTGTCCAAATGAGCCGCCAACTGACAATTTTCAATATCCTCTCTTTATAAAGAACGCAAGAAAAATCATCCCCTAGACATTTCAAAAACACAAGGAACAACTTccaatttgaaaaggaaaagagatataTTGCCTACTCAGTACTTATTGTTGTGTCCCTGTGTCCTAAATCCTGGGATTAGAAGGATCAGACACCCAGACACACCCAAACCAACAGTAGAATCCAAATATGAGTATGAGAACTGAAAAGGAAcacatgtctttttttttttgaatttatttttaattctttattattattatttttaatgtatacCAAATGATACTAGATTAATCCTATTAAAACaacatatatcaaatataagtcatggaaaaaaaaaaaatattcttaccAGGTAAGGAAAATGCTTGGCCTTTAAGTTTGTGTTTTAGAAGAAGCCTCCTGACATTTTCATCTGGTAATGGTACATATATTCTCTTTACCTGGTTCAGGGTATCACATGAAACTGTGTCACTAAGGTAACAATAAAAACAACTTGAGACAAGAAAGCCTTGATACAGCTCCCAAATTAAGAATGATCGGAAGGGCAATTCAATATTAAAACTTCACTAGGATTTTTgtcaacaatataaaaaatttcaaacaaaggaaaaaagcagagagaaagaaaatgacaaatcCATTTTAA
The sequence above is drawn from the Vitis riparia cultivar Riparia Gloire de Montpellier isolate 1030 chromosome 15, EGFV_Vit.rip_1.0, whole genome shotgun sequence genome and encodes:
- the LOC117931805 gene encoding serine/threonine-protein kinase Aurora-3 — translated: MREESSQKQQKQWSLDDFEIGKPLGRGKFGRVYLAREIKSKYVVALKVIFKAQIEKYRLHHQLKREMEIQTSLCHPNVLRLYGWFHDSERIFLILEYCYGGELYRELRKTGYLTEKQAATYIASLTQALAYCHEKHVIHRDIKPENLLLDHEGRLKIADFGWSVQSTNKRRTMCGTLDYLAPEMVENKAHDYAVDNWTLGILCYEFLYGVPPFEAESQSDTFKRIMKVDLSFPSKPHVSAEAKNLISRLLVKDSSKRLSLQKILEHPWIIKNANPTGTCNE